Proteins from one Bacillota bacterium genomic window:
- a CDS encoding polyprenyl synthetase family protein, with protein sequence MASYLDRWAARVDEELRALLPPEPEAPGILHRAMRYSTLAPGKRLRAVLAVAGCEAAGGDGFRALPAGAAIEMIHAYSLIHDDLPAMDNDDWRRGQPSCHRAFGEAAAILAGDALQTLAFEVLADLPRHSGVSAATALAITGVVARAAGSRGMAGGQAADLAAAGRSVDRTELDFIYRHKTGALIRAAVVSGALVALDSGDEGLNHPVTRALAAYAESVGVAFQIVDDLLDAGDDAAGQEASYPRLFGVQEAARQADRLTAKAIEVLAPLGSRGETLRALARLLRNRTV encoded by the coding sequence GTGGCGTCGTACCTGGACCGGTGGGCGGCCCGGGTGGATGAGGAGCTCCGCGCGCTGCTCCCGCCCGAACCAGAGGCGCCGGGGATTCTGCACCGGGCCATGCGGTACTCGACGCTGGCCCCGGGTAAGCGGCTGCGGGCGGTCCTGGCGGTAGCGGGATGCGAGGCGGCGGGAGGCGATGGCTTCAGGGCCCTTCCGGCAGGGGCCGCCATTGAGATGATCCACGCGTACTCCCTCATCCACGACGATCTTCCCGCCATGGACAACGACGACTGGAGGCGCGGCCAGCCGAGCTGCCACCGGGCGTTCGGTGAGGCGGCGGCCATCCTGGCGGGCGATGCGCTGCAGACGCTCGCGTTCGAGGTACTGGCTGATCTCCCCCGGCATTCGGGCGTGAGCGCGGCGACGGCCCTGGCCATCACGGGGGTCGTCGCCCGGGCCGCTGGAAGCCGCGGCATGGCAGGCGGCCAGGCGGCGGACCTGGCGGCAGCGGGACGAAGCGTCGACAGGACGGAGCTGGACTTCATCTACCGTCACAAGACCGGCGCTCTGATCCGCGCCGCGGTCGTCTCCGGGGCGCTGGTGGCCCTGGACTCGGGGGATGAGGGCCTCAACCACCCGGTGACCCGGGCGCTGGCCGCGTATGCGGAGTCTGTGGGCGTGGCGTTTCAGATCGTCGACGACCTTCTGGATGCCGGAGACGACGCGGCCGGCCAGGAGGCAAGCTACCCGCGCCTTTTCGGCGTCCAGGAGGCCGCCCGCCAGGCCGACCGGCTGACGGCAAAGGCGATTGAAGTGCTGGCGCCACTCGGTTCGCGGGGTGAAACCCTGAGGGCGCTGGCGCGCCTTTTGCGAAACCGCACCGTCTGA
- a CDS encoding exodeoxyribonuclease VII small subunit, giving the protein MNGSDHEVQPGAQEAPGTALSFEEALARLEQAVVRLESGELTLEQALAAYEEGVRMARVCASRLQQAEARLAVLTEQEGRLMLQPHEGPGPRANG; this is encoded by the coding sequence ATGAACGGTTCCGACCATGAGGTGCAGCCAGGGGCTCAGGAGGCTCCGGGGACGGCACTGAGCTTTGAAGAGGCACTGGCGCGCCTGGAGCAGGCGGTGGTGCGGCTCGAGTCCGGGGAGTTGACGCTGGAGCAAGCGCTGGCCGCTTACGAAGAAGGCGTGCGCATGGCCAGGGTATGTGCGAGCCGCCTCCAGCAGGCCGAGGCCAGGCTCGCCGTGCTCACCGAGCAAGAAGGGCGCCTCATGCTGCAGCCACACGAGGGGCCCGGGCCCAGGGCCAATGGATGA